In the Oncorhynchus nerka isolate Pitt River linkage group LG6, Oner_Uvic_2.0, whole genome shotgun sequence genome, GAAAGTGTttacgtgtgatcaggggtgtattcattatgcCGATTCTGTTGCAAACGTTACGAAACCTTGAttaacctacctgaatttgtccaatagaagttctcatttgcaactgttggactaatgattacaccttaTATCAGCTGCAGGCAAGAGCGTGCAAGGCGGTATTGTGTCACTTTCTGTCCATGTGTCAACGTCTGTCACTTCAAATATTTATCTCGatctgtgtgcacctacgttgtaaactttgaTTTATAGGCTagattgtagcaacctcatgatgggtatagggataatttgagtatcatgtagtagcctaaacctatcgatgttacattgaactgggtgaatggaatatgaatgacagtcatgcTGTAGTAGAAACAAGGCCATGCTAACAAATAATATAATCGTCCTCCCTCATATTAAACAACACCGACCGCCACTGGTCCCTGCGTATTATTTTTGTTTTCGCCTAGTATGCCAATActcttccaattggctcattgatcccccccccctcctctcccctgcaacTATTCCCCAGgccgttgctgtaaatgagaatgtgttctcagtcaacttacctagtacaataaaagtaaaataaaataaatacaaaatactcCGTTTTAAGTACATTTGTTCAACTGCGAGTGAAATGCAAGTCTTTGATTCAATGACATTGTCAAACCTGTCCTTTCAGTTTACTTCACTTTCACTTTAGTCAGAgattatggatatactgacaagGTACGTCTCTCCGCCCCAACAATGGGAGTCGTTACCCACAAAGAGGCACGGCGGGCTGTCTAGCTCCCGCCTATTCTTTCTTTGGATGGCTGAATACATCTAgttattgtaaaaaaatatatatttgatgaGGGTTGTAGATGTCGACCGCCTGTATTCAATGGAGCGAGATGCTATGCTACTAGCCTCATGccatgaatatgcatagccatCTCGATACAACTCCAATATAAGGTGTTCTTTCTCAAAGTTGCCgggatgtcacgtgtcctacttatatcagtacactcaTAACAACTTAAGCGTTACAAAACttgtatttgatcaaataaaccTCACATAGCAAATAAGCCATAAatttttttgttgacaaaattcaACACTTTTTCATTAACCTTGACTACATGCTTTGTGAGCGGAAAAAAACCCACCACCTGCTGGATGGagttgtgtctctctcttcctcttcctctctgctgtaGTGAGACTTCACTTGATCTCGCAGAGGtggacaactccagtcctcggggcctgattggtgtcacactttttctccatccctagcaaacacagctgattaatcaaattgcattctaacTTAAGATCTTggttaggtgattattggagtcaggtgtgttagttgAACCTGtggcaaaactgtgacaccaatcaagCCCCCTAATTTCATACGATAACATAACTAGGGTTGTCAGTTTGACTTTAAAGTGACAGTTTACTGTATTTTCTTACTACTGTAAAAGCTAGTCCTGATGCACCTGAATTTTTTCCCCTGTATTTGTTCAAATTAATATGTGTATTTTTGTATGTGAAGCAAATGCATATGGATGTTGCATATCTTATTTTACTCATATAAAAATAATTATTTTGAGGTGTGGTGTGACTGGCAATAATGAGTGGTGCCTTATGTATGATTTTTAAAGCAGGCCATATAGGGGTTATAAATGCTTCATTAAGCCTTAAAAGTTATATTCAATTTACAGCGGGACTGGACATATTGGTACAGGATGGACAGGCACCTCCTCAGAGCAGAACCCCTGACTTTTCTTCTCTCTGGGATTGATGACCAAAGCAGAACGATAACAAATGATCAGGATGGCCAATTGAGTCAACAATCAATAAATGATATTTGCATTTTCTTTGGATTTTTATTAGAAATTCTATTGCAGAGTGGTCTTTGAGTAGATTTGACCATGCTGTTgtatacagtatttacagtatgcTGCATTTCTTTAATGTCTAATGTCCCTGAAGGGTCAATAGTCTAGTCAGTGCACAATGCACATGTGTGATCAAGACTGAGGAAACTGATGAGCTATTATTGCCACAGAACATGTATGAATTACTCACcactaataaactcagcaaaaaaagaaaagccCCTTTTTCCGAATTctttctttcaaagataatttgtaaaaatcaaaataacttcacagatcttcattgtaaagggtttaaacaatgtttccaatgcttgttcaatgaaccataaacatttaatgaacatgcacccgtggaacagtcgttaagacactaacagcttacagacggtaggcgattaaggtcacagttatgaaaacgtaggacactaaagaggcctttctgctgactctgaagaacaccaaatgaaagatgcccagggcccctgctcatctgcatgaacgtgccttaggcatgctgcaaggagatgcagatgtggccagggcatttcattgcaatgtccgtactgtgagatgcctaagacagcttTACAggaagacaggatggacagctgatcatcctcgcagtggcagaccacgtgtaacaacacctgcacctgATCGGTAcagccgaacatcacacctgcgggacaggtacaggatggcaaccacAGGAAccacaccaggaatgcacaatctctgcctcagtgctcagactgtccgcaataggttgagacaggctggactgagggcttgtaggcctgttgtaaggcaggtgccttggtggaagagtggggtaacatctcacagcaagaactgtcaaatctggtgcagtccatgaggaggagatgcactgcagtacttaatgcagctggtggccagaccagatactgactgttacttttcattttgaccccccctttgttcagggacacattattccatttctgttagtcatatgtctgtggaacttgttcagttattGATGTCTCAGTAGTTGAATCTTGTTAAGTtcgtacaaatatttacacatgttaagtttgctgaaaataaacgcagttgacagtgagaggacgtttctttttttgctgagtttactaaTAACAGTTGATGGGTATGAATAaacatgtacatattatttattaCATAAGCTATTACTATACTACTGCAGTTCATTAAAAGTTGTAATGCTCTGTTAATTAAATATAATATGGTATTCACAGTTTTTACACCACAGCTTGGGTGTTGACAAATTTACCATTTAATATAGAAGCTACACAAACCTTTGGTTTTACTTTTGTAATATGGAATTAAGAGACATTAGTTAATACCTTGACCTGTATCCTCAGGGCCGGATTACCGAACAGGGACAAGAcggcctacaaggaggaggtgagggccctcggagtgtggtgtcaggaaaataacctaacaCTCAACGTCaaaaaaactaaggagatgattgtggacttcaggaaacagcagagggaacacccccctatccacatcgatggaacagtagtggagagggtagtaagttttaagttcctcggcgtacacatcacggaccaactgaattggtccacccacacagacagcatcgtgaagaaggcgcagcagcgcctcttcaacctcaggaggctgaagaaatttggcttgtcaccaaaagcactcacaaacttctacagatgcacaatcgagagcatcctgtcgggctgtatcaccgcctggtacggcaactgctccacccacaaccgtaaggctctccagagggtagtgaggtctgcacaacgtatcaccggcggcaaactacctgccctccaggacacctacaccacccgatgtcacaggaaggctataaagatcatcaaggacaacaaccacccgagccactgcccgttcaccccgctatcatccagaaggcgaggtcagtacaggtgcatcaaagctgggaccgagagactgaaaaacagcttctatctcaaggccatcagactgttaaacagccaccactaacattgagtggctgctgccaacatactgactcaactccagccacttaaataatgggaattgatgggaattgatgtaaaatatatcactagccactttaaacaatgctacttaatataatgtttacataccctacattattcatctcatatgtatacgtatatactgtactctatatcatctactgcatctttatgtaatacatgtatcactagccactttaactatgccactttgtttacatactcatctcatatgtatatactgtactcgataccatctactgcatcttgcctatgccgctctgtaccatcactcattcatatatctttctgtacatattctttatccctttacacttatgtgtataaggtagtagttttggaattgttagctagattactcgttggttattactgcattgtcggaactagaagcacaagcatttcgctacactcgcattaacatctgctaaccatgtgtatgtgacaaataaaatgtgatttgatttgatttgatttggatgggGACCACCTGGAGGTCGGGGTCCCCCCAGATAGCATatgatggcaaaatgtgtagaatagcaggaaattatcttaaaaactgcaacattttctctcagtctcatggcaaaatgtgaacAATAGCATTAGATGAGCTATAAAACAGCACATTTTTTATCTCTGACCCATAGCAAATAGCATAgatttgcaggaaattaactttaaaactaCAACATTTTATCTTGACAAAATATCTACAATAGCATTAGCTATAAAACTGAAAAATATGTCAACACAAAAAATCAGGTCAGTGCCTCTGTGCCCCAAATGTGGTAGTCCGGCCCTGTGTATCCTTGGTAATATATGAAATTGTGCACAGGCCGTCCACTGTGTTTAGGAAACACATTCTCAGCTACTGTATGTCACTTACAATGTTTGTATTTTTCATGTGCCTTGAGTGGAAAAGTCTCCCTGTTTGCTTGCATTGCTGGCACAACTGCTAGCCTGAATCTGAAGCTGGGGACACAGCAACACATGTTCCATTTGATTTATTGTAGAACCCGTTCCAGACCCGGGTCAGGTTTATGGTATTTGGGTTACGGAGGACTCTGAAGACAGAATATAAACAGAATACTCCACAAGTACTACACATATTCCTGCAATAATTACTGTATTGCGAAAGCCTGGATACAATATCAGTAATGCAGTAAGCTAACCTATTGGTTGAAGTGACATGGAAGCCACAATATtgagaatattcacatgaaattcTTCATTAGAATGTAATATATATTCACAACAGGTCAGCAAACTGATATGCTCCCACACATTGCACTCATGTGCAAAGATCTTCATTGTAATCTGGCAGCACAAACACCTTCAGTGTCAATGACAACATGGACCTAAATGTGGTGGGTGTACTTTGTCAACCACTGTCAAGTTGTGTAAACAGATTATGTTCAATGCATTTCAATAAAAATTAATTAACCTTACTGTCATATACAGTAGTCAGCATACATTAGTAAAGAGCATAAATGGTTCAATTTCATTCTACTACAATACATTAACATTAGCTAAACTACATTGCACATGTCATCTAACTCTTTTTGAATGTGTTTGATATTGACTTTCTAACAGAAATGGGAGCGTCAAACTGTGTAACCTGGAGTGTATTCATTCTAAATGGGGCTCTTTATTTAAATAAAGAAATATGTAAAGTACCCCGCCCTTTCAACAACACCAGTTTCTTCCAACAACCCTATTTTCAGATATCAATTGACATGAGGATGGAATTTATGGCAACATAAGGTCCTACTGCTTTTAGCGGCTCAACAAAACCTGGGTGAAATCCACTGGTGACAAGCCTCCTCATGAGAGATAGACCACGCAGACGGACAGCACGGCCATCACCACTGCCACGCTGCACAGCACCAGCACCATGAAAATCTGGCTGCGCTCGCAGCACTGCTGGCTTTGGGAACCTGCCTCCTCGTCCGTGGACAAGAGGCCCAACGAGGCGCTGTCCGTGCTGGCCGGTTCGGCGTACTGGGGCCCGCGGGCCTCCACCATCCAGCGCAGGACGTTGACCTTCTCCTCCATGTCCTCCAGCATGACATCCACATGGGCGATCTCCTCCTCCAGCTGGCTCTGCTCCAGATCTTCCAGGCTGGCGGGAACCTGGTCCTCGGCACGGGTCAGGTCTGCCAGGCTGAGGGCCCGTGCTGTCACCTCACTGGTTTCCCCTGGAAAGTGGGAGAAGAGACATGTGAGAAGAAGAGCTAGCCACGAATGTTAATAAGGTTACCACAGCTTGTGGATGCCCAGACTAGGATCTAGACTATATggatgtagactgtatggatgtagactgtatggatGTAGACTATACGAATGCTTTTTTTCATTATtcctctctaatcagggactgatgtATACCTGAGACAATAGGTGGGTGCAAgtaatgatcaggtagaacagaaaaccagcagtactTCGGAACGCCGTAGGTTAAGAtttgaatacccctgctatagagcTAAAGAGTCAGCGGCCGGTGGAGTTTAGGATAGGTTTGTGTGGAAACAATACGACAAATTGCCCATCTGACTGTGGCACTTGCTAACCTTGAATGCCAGTCTGCACTAAAGTGTTGTTATTGATCAGGGAGAAGTTGGAACCCATGTTGAAGACTTTGCACATGTCTGCGTGGAGGAGTTCCAGACTGGAGGTGAAGGCCACCCAGAGCAGTtccatctcctgtctctccccctgggGCAGTGTCTTATCCCGTAGCCGTGCCGTGAGGTGGTGACGGCTGGCCACCGCTAACTTCTGGGCCTTCTCCCGCGTTAGCCGTAGCTCGTCACGCAGGTGCAAGCTGTCCGTGCACCCACCCACACACGAGGCCAGGTGGCGGTAACATGCCACCACCTGTTGGCCAATAGGGGAAAAATATTATTTACAGATCACTCAAGTAAAAACGAAACATTTCATACCGTAATATCATTTTCATACAATTACAAAGGGTTGACTGATTAGACACAATATACAGcattttgtattgtattgtctaaATCTGTGAGAATAGATCATGTGTGCTGGAAACAATTGTAGGACTgtaggagatagagagacacaatGGGGGTGAATTGTTGTCTTTGCTTAGATCtgctgatttgatttgatttgacaatttTAAAGACATGAAAATGTTACACCTGGCAACAGATACATATACCAAAATCTGTCGTCAAGGATATAAACACAATATCGTCTAAATCCATTGTGTCTGTAGGTCAGGAGACAAGCATTAGTCCTTCATGAAAAATGTGGTGTGTTT is a window encoding:
- the LOC135572170 gene encoding uncharacterized protein LOC135572170 — encoded protein: MTIKHRNSSKSRAGLPNRDKTAYKEEVRALGVWCQENNLTLNVKKTKEMIVDFRKQQREHPPIHIDGTVVERVVSFKFLGVHITDQLNWSTHTDSIVKKAQQRLFNLRRLKKFGLSPKALTNFYRCTIESILSGCITAWYGNCSTHNRKALQRVVRSAQRITGGKLPALQDTYTTRCHRKAIKIIKDNNHPSHCPFTPLSSRRRGQYRCIKAGTERLKNSFYLKAIRLLNSHH
- the rgs9bp gene encoding regulator of G-protein signaling 9-binding protein; this encodes MPLINNKVGDDGTTSSPKTLEEGKVLIDSLIKVVACYRHLASCVGGCTDSLHLRDELRLTREKAQKLAVASRHHLTARLRDKTLPQGERQEMELLWVAFTSSLELLHADMCKVFNMGSNFSLINNNTLVQTGIQGETSEVTARALSLADLTRAEDQVPASLEDLEQSQLEEEIAHVDVMLEDMEEKVNVLRWMVEARGPQYAEPASTDSASLGLLSTDEEAGSQSQQCCERSQIFMVLVLCSVAVVMAVLSVCVVYLS